The following DNA comes from Apus apus isolate bApuApu2 chromosome 24, bApuApu2.pri.cur, whole genome shotgun sequence.
TCCCAGCGCCTCCCTGCGTGTCCCTgcgccgggggggggggaggggccggggggtgggggggggcgtgtgtccgtgtgtctgaGCTATGCATTCCTGTGGACAgggaccggggggggggggaggaggggggggcgAGGAGGGGGTGCGCGCGTGTTGCACATTTTTGTAGGAAATGCACTTTTAAGAGGGAATcgtcaaaaaaaaaaaaaagataaaaacaagaaaaagaagaaaagaagaaaaggaaaggaaaaaaaatcacaaaaaaggaagaggaggaggaagaggaggagatggagccCCCGGCACTGGCCTGCCGGGACGGCCGGATTGggggggttttggggtgttgtttttgtttttaaatacaaaaggaTGGAGAAAAGGAGCCTGAGCGAGGGCAGAGCCAGACCCCCCCGGGGCAGAGCCAGACCCCCCCGGGTCCCCAGCCCCGCGTCAAGTGCCTGAACTGCTGCGGGGAGGGGTCCCGGCGCCCCcggctgtccctgtccccccgCACtggcgggcgggccgggcaggggACGCGGGGACGTGGCAGTGCCTTAGAGCAGAGGGACCCGCGCGGCAGccgaggaggaggaagaggaggacgAAGGCACCCGGCGTCTCCAGCGAGACTGCGGCAGCCACGGAGGAGACTGACCCCGCGTGTGTCCCCAGACGGACCCCAGGGGACACCCCACGGGTGATGAGGGAGAGGAGCCACCGTGGGATGGCTTGAAGGGACATCGCCGAGGCCACCGCTGCCACCCGCCGGGCCCCCACCCCTGGCACCCACAGCTGCCCCGTGGACCACCCGGCATCGCATCCAActgctccccaccccccccgcgCTGTGCCCgcttcccacccccacccccccgggACGGATCCTGCCCACCCGCGGCGCGGCACCGGGGAAAGGGCTGATGCAAGAAATCccaggagacaaaaaaaaaaacccaaccaaccatCATCCAAGAGGAcgagaaaaggagaaaacccacccaaaaaaaaattttaaaaaagaaaaaaagaaaaaaggaaaaaggaaaaaaaaaaaccacccaacacaacaacaacaaaaacacacaacaacaaaaaaagtgctCGACGGAGAGGgaaacctgttttgttttttggttgcttgtttttttttgtttttttttaaagatctgaggaaagaaacacgtggagaaaaaaaaaaaaaaaagacattgaaaaaaaaaaaaaaaagacaaataaactGCATGGTGCTTTAACAGGATCTGGTGACCTGGCTCAACCCAGCCGCGGCTGGCTGATGCTGTGCATGGCAGACTGTATTAACCGGCTCGACCTTCCCCCCCTTCAGcaacagagaaacaaacaaaaaaaaatgaccgacaaaaaaaaaaaatcaaacaaaaaaaaaaaggaaaaaaaaaaaggaaaaaatctgtagaaaaggaaaaaaaaaagccgtaaaaaaaaaaagaaaagaaaaaaataattcatgtttTCCTAATTTGCACGAAATTTTCTACCACATGATGTGCCTTTGCCTTCGGAGACTAAGTATTACCGGACCCGATATCAGTGCGAGGGAGTCGCTGCATGCCCGGGGCTcccggggggccgggggggccgggggcggccGCCCCCCCCTCGCCTCCTGCATGGCTTCTTCTCGGCCGGAAAAGTCCCTTTTCTCTCaatgatgattattattatttttattattgctattttttaagagattttccccccccctttcgGAAACGTCTTCCAGTTGGTAATAGCGACGCATCCTCTGCGCCAACACATCGGAATATGCAATAGCCGCtcgggggggccgggggggtcGCGCCCCCCCCTTTGCTTtgcctctctctcttctttttcttttctattctttttatttgttttccttttttttttttttttccccttccctttcgGGGGGTTTTCATTTCGGTTTTCTGCTCACAGCAACCAAAGGCAGTGAGGCGGGAGGCGGCAGggacccccccccaccccgggacAGGAACACCTGCCCCCCACCCGCTCCCCCCCCGGGTCAGAGCTCCATCCCCCGCGTAGTGGTCGGGGGAACCCAGGCATCCGGGCACAGCTGGATGGACGAGGATGCGATCGGGGTCACCATGGGGGGGGACCAGGGATGGAGACACCCATGGCTGAGCccttggaggggggggggggtcacagcatccctttccccccccctagGGGGACCCTCGCCTTTTCAATTGGTTTCCAGTGGGGCACAGGGCCGGGAGGGCTGAGCCCAGCTGCTCTCGTGACAGGAATGGAACCGTGTGAATGTAGCTGggcccccccccacccagggctGGTGTCATGGGGGtcgcagccccctccccacctccatcCCCATCGGCTTCATCTTCGGGGGTCCGGCCGGTGCCGCAGGGAACGGGCCGAGTCCCGCAGGACAATGTCCCCTCCCGCTGTCCCTttgcctgttccctgctgcaCCAACTGCTGAGCGGGGTCCCGACACAGCCAAAAAATCCAGATTTTGCCTTAAAACCCAAGCGTCCCGCAGGCcggagagagaaagagacaacccccgccccccccagctccccctcccCTGAGGCTGAGGACTGATGCGGGTCGTGACACCCATGGGCGGGTGGCACCGCGTGTCACTGCTGCTTTGTAATGAAGAAACGTCGTcgtcagcatttttttttaattttatttttttgtgtgtgtatccAAAAGTATTAGTaggggatggggggggaggaggggggttGTGTCCCCGATATCCCGCCGGGGTGTCGCCCACCGGTTTCTCGGGGGGTCCCACAGGGCGGGGGAACATCCTTGGGTGACTCTTCTTGATGCAAGGTGCAGTATTGATTTCTGCAAGGACAATGCAaggcggggagcgggggggggggggggggggggagacaGCACAAAAATGgaattgaaacaaaaccaaaacaaacaaaaagaaaacgaaggaagagagaaaatcggggaggggaaggaaatttttaaaggaaataatttttaaaaggggtTTTAAGGCTAGAAAAGTCTCAgctcaaagcaaaaaaaaaagcatttctcagtGGTGACAGTGACAGccagcggggggggggggggcggggggcaccGGGgcggcccccccgccccagccccctGCGACCGTGGGGCCGGGGGCAGGCGAGAGGCGCTGGCGTCCCTCGGGCCTGGACCCCCCGCCCCCAGGAAGCCCCCGGCCCCCCAGGGGCACCGGCTGGGgtccccctccaccccccttTTGCTGCCTTCCCCCCCGCCATCAACCCGGGGCCCACAGCGCGCCTGGCCGGGCTGCACCCGCGGCCCCCCCAAAACCCGCCCTCGGCAAGAAAAGCACcttaaaacatgtttaaaaaaggcaaaaaaaaatcaactcgACGCGCCCTCCCCTAACCTGGAGGGAggcagcggggggggggggggggggggggtgtcggGCCGGGGCCTTTCCCTTGGGGGTCCGGGGAGTCCCCAGCACCCCCGGGGTTTTTGCACTGCTCCCCCCGACACCCACCACTCCGGGGCCgcatctcccccccccccggctctGCCCAAAGGGAATATGCAAACTCCCCCCCACGGGACCCCTCCATGGGGGACACCGCTCACGCGGGGACAGGGGGGGACCACCACTAATTTTTTactatgtttatttttttaattgttctccctaattttattttttttttcctccccccgCGGCCTCTGGGCTCGGTGATCGGGGTGAGAGCAAAGCCGGGGCGAGGGGGGTGTCCCGTTATCCCTGGGGATGCTCCAGGGGGGGGATCCCGGCAGGATGCGGGGGTTCGTGGGGGGGACATGGAGGGGGGGTCCGCTCGACAATCACCGCGCCCGGGGCTCCCGCGGGGGTTTCATGCACTACAGTCTCTCCTAGAGGGTTTTTAGTCGGGCTCGTCGGCTTAAAAAGAATTAGTTTAAAATAGTCCTTGTGacctataaataaaatattaaaagaaaaaaaaaaataacctgtacatatatatatatatctctctccacatatatatatatggggctgcagggaccgGAGGTGGGCGCGGGTCCCTGCGGGCTGACAACACAGTTAAGGTACTTTAAAGCGcaaaggaatatatatatatatatatatatataaaattccctatatatatatatatgtcttgtttgttgttgttttgtttctggggttttttttgttgttgttgtttgggggttttttttgtgttttgtttgtttgtttgttttggtttttgtacTATGAGTTTGGAATTGCTGCTTTTGTGTCCCCCGGGCTCCCGCCGCCggctggggtgggcagcaccTCTGGGtgcccccccgcccgccccccccccccccttccccaaatccctgcagcccccccgggcAAAGAGCGGCAAAAGGAGAGAAACCGCCCCAAAAAGGCGTCGAGGCGGCAGCCGGTGGGACCACGACTCAGACCCATACCAAAAATCCCGCCGCAGGTGCCTCCGCGCCGCCGGCTGCCCTCGCCCGCCTTTTCGGGGGGTAtctcccacccccccacacacacacccccccccaaacacGGGGCGCGGGGGGTGCCCCCTCCCTCGCAGTTATATTTTACTAGTTAGCCGGATTCTCGCTTCTCGCTTGCCGCAGCCGTTACACCCGCCGAGCGCACCAGGGCTGCGAGCCGGGGCTGGGACCACCCCCCCCGGCCGTGCCCCCCCCGGGCCCTGCATGACgacccccccgcccctccccgaGCCCCCCGCTCGCCTCCCTGGTGCTTCACGATATTTGATTATTACCATTTACGCAGCCATTACCGATAGTCGCCGCTCCTGCCTACATACCAGTTACTGACCGTGACTATGgatttgggttttatttctttttgttcgttttgggctttttcttgttgttttttttttgtttgtttgttttgtttttaatttttgtcgGCTTTTtcgttttttttgttttgttttgtttttctctccccctcccttatgcaaaaaagagaaaaagagacaaaaaaaagaagaaaaaaaaaacaaaaaaggaaaaaaaacctgacatacacacaaaaaaaagattaaaaaagaaaaggaaaaaaaaaaagacaaaaaataaaaaaatgtataaaaattaaacaagctATGCTTCAACTCCAGCCCGCCTCCGCCCTTCCTTCGCTGCCCCccggggaaactgaggcacaacACCCGGCCTGGGAAGGAGCCGGGTGTCCcagctgggagggactgggtggactggagcagagctgtgccaggcagtGGGTGCCCATCACCCCAGGAAGAGTGTGCCCACCAAGGGTGCTCTTGGCCCGGATGGGGAGGGTGGCTGAGCCGGCAGCAGCGCCCCTGGGGGGACCCGCACCCCACTCGGGGGGCGGTGggaggtggggctggggtgacgggggagggagggaacaCGCGGGAGTGAGGACACGGGTGCAGTCGTGGGCTCACTTGGGCACACAGcgctgctgcctcctctgcatCATCACCTCGTGCATGTGACATCATCGGCTGCATGACGTCATTGCCCTCACCCGCGTGGCCTCGTGTGCCGACGCTCTGCAGCACCCTTTGTTGCCGTCCTGAAGTGCTGCTCAGGACACCCCCCCGGGCAGGCCCCAGAGCCTGGTGACACCCGCGGGTGCCCAGTGCGCGGTCCCCGCTGCGGGGCAGGACGCCTGGGTCAGGGCACAGCGACGGGGCTGCGCAGCCGCTCTCCGCCGTGCTGGTGTCACTGAGGCCCGGTAGTTTGTCGCATCCCAGGAGCCCCACAGTGTCCCTGTCTCTGTGGCCCCTGGGGGCGCCCCCGCACCCCACCCTCGGGCCCCATCCTGGGGGTGCAGAGCCCGGGGAACAGCCCCACGCTCCCAGCACGGTGACACCAGACACGTGACACCAGGGCAGGTTGGGGACCTTTACTAGGGTACAGCCGGGGACATCCGCTCCCACGGACGCGATGccccgcggcgggagcgggggggTCCCTGCTTCTGGCCCCGCCTCCCACCCTCCCCGTCCCACTCCGGCGGGCAGCTGATCCGTGCCGGGTCTTGGTGGCAGccacggcccggcccgcccggtGGCGGTTCCGCAAAACCCGGCTCGGA
Coding sequences within:
- the SMIM24 gene encoding LOW QUALITY PROTEIN: small integral membrane protein 24 (The sequence of the model RefSeq protein was modified relative to this genomic sequence to represent the inferred CDS: substituted 2 bases at 2 genomic stop codons), with translation MPQPAASLCPKMVRGSQPLSLLLLLILVTTVQGQAGTGPKELQPWLIGLTAVVVFLFIVFVLLLANRLWRVRMRRKQNGLQETPGISRLERTGRVNPAAEKESDEESDGAERSKAKSGFFGCVGTPLSSWCSREQAKGQREGTLSCGTRPVPCGTGRTPEDEADGDGAVPGCLGSPDHYAGDGALTRGGSGEGEKKKKKENKXKEXKRKRRERGKAKGGARPPRPPRAAIAYSDVLAQRMRRYYQLEDVSERGGENLLKNSNNKNNNNHH